In one bacterium genomic region, the following are encoded:
- a CDS encoding glycosyltransferase, protein MSKDVKKTILILSSSFGQGHLATAKALKNVAINHPELLIDVKIIDFSEEIGKLFNKTSKKLYEINTKHLPALYKWMYVSTDITHTPIRLANLLSYPLRQNHLKNLLSSYNPDLIISNYPVWQYLALQISKKSFPNLEFATLITDSISVHSSWTIPDSDFYLVANEPTASSLHQLGVSNNKIFSLGYPVHESFMNNDEDITSILSKKHISIDRKIILFSASALRAPYVLRVIRAIDTHYPEMTLVVVTGRDKELHRQIKEYNFWETPNRHLIGWTNNMPQLIKASDIVITKAGGSTVMECIAAKKPLIINKVIPGQEEGNAELVERYKIGHIARKSSEIITAISEIQKDYQAYVARLTEISHPEAAYTILHFLAARLTQDS, encoded by the coding sequence ATGAGTAAAGATGTAAAAAAAACAATACTCATTCTATCATCATCATTTGGCCAGGGGCATCTCGCAACAGCTAAGGCCTTAAAAAATGTCGCTATCAACCACCCTGAGCTATTGATTGATGTAAAAATTATCGATTTTTCTGAAGAAATTGGCAAACTATTTAATAAAACATCGAAGAAACTATACGAAATCAATACAAAACACCTTCCCGCCCTTTATAAATGGATGTATGTTTCGACCGACATCACCCATACACCAATTCGGCTTGCTAACTTACTGAGCTACCCGTTAAGGCAAAATCATCTTAAAAACCTCCTATCTTCATATAATCCAGATCTTATAATTTCAAACTATCCGGTCTGGCAATACCTGGCTTTGCAAATTTCAAAGAAGTCATTTCCTAATCTAGAATTTGCTACACTCATTACAGACTCTATCTCAGTTCATTCATCCTGGACAATTCCTGATAGCGATTTTTATCTGGTGGCTAACGAACCAACAGCCTCTAGCCTCCATCAGCTTGGTGTAAGTAATAATAAAATATTCTCTCTTGGCTACCCTGTGCATGAAAGTTTTATGAATAATGATGAGGATATTACATCAATACTAAGTAAAAAACACATATCAATAGATAGGAAAATAATATTGTTCAGTGCATCTGCCCTACGCGCCCCTTATGTACTGCGTGTGATACGAGCTATCGACACTCATTATCCTGAAATGACTCTCGTCGTTGTTACTGGACGAGATAAAGAATTACATCGTCAAATTAAAGAATATAATTTCTGGGAAACCCCCAATAGACACCTAATTGGCTGGACAAATAATATGCCACAGCTCATTAAAGCAAGCGACATCGTCATTACTAAAGCTGGTGGTTCGACAGTTATGGAATGTATAGCTGCTAAAAAACCACTTATCATCAATAAAGTTATCCCTGGTCAAGAAGAAGGCAACGCTGAGCTTGTTGAACGCTATAAAATTGGCCATATTGCTCGCAAAAGCAGTGAAATTATCACGGCTATTAGCGAGATTCAAAAAGACTACCAAGCCTATGTTGCTCGTCTGACGGAGATTAGCCATCCTGAAGCAGCTTATACTATCCTCCACTTTCTTGCGGCAAGGCTTACGCAAGACTCATAG
- a CDS encoding glycosyltransferase, translating to MKIVFFTDFYTPSLNGVTAAIDLFADALRKRGHRIYIVAPASDQPVNDHPDVIRLPSIPSVWHKGLRDGILTPKYGRIIKELDVDLYHFHTNGQTGLAGMRLMSENKMPSVFSYHTDYEEYAKVYRGMWAGILTASLIGPLVVNQPKSWPETLQGVKPKRSFDKWNQSMVQNLIRTSVDAFDEAIVPSAKMKEKLLSYGVTHPITILPTGMNPEEFSSRKKAPKNKDDKTTTVLYVGRVAQEKNMNVLLKAFAIAYKKDPSLRLCVVGPGPYLPRMRARIRELGLARAAVTTGGLPREEALDRYSYADIFAFPSMTDTQALVLNEAAYAHIPLIYSDPDISLVAEADVSGILTPPKPEPFAQAILKLAHNPTLRKKMGDAAHKKASKFTIDHQATKLEKIYQRVV from the coding sequence ATGAAGATTGTATTTTTTACCGACTTTTATACACCATCACTAAATGGTGTAACGGCTGCCATCGATCTTTTTGCTGACGCTCTACGCAAACGTGGCCACCGTATTTATATTGTAGCTCCAGCCAGTGATCAGCCAGTCAATGACCATCCTGATGTCATTCGCCTTCCATCTATCCCAAGTGTTTGGCATAAGGGCTTGCGCGACGGCATCCTAACACCAAAATACGGCCGAATCATAAAAGAACTAGATGTTGATCTGTACCACTTCCACACCAATGGTCAAACTGGCCTTGCTGGAATGCGCCTGATGTCCGAGAATAAAATGCCTTCAGTTTTTAGCTACCACACCGACTATGAAGAATATGCCAAAGTCTATCGTGGTATGTGGGCTGGTATTCTCACAGCATCATTAATTGGTCCACTAGTAGTTAATCAGCCAAAATCTTGGCCAGAAACACTACAAGGAGTGAAGCCTAAGCGATCATTTGATAAGTGGAATCAATCAATGGTGCAAAATCTTATTCGCACCTCAGTAGATGCCTTTGATGAAGCTATAGTCCCTTCCGCAAAAATGAAAGAAAAACTTCTGAGTTATGGTGTGACCCACCCTATTACAATCTTACCAACCGGTATGAATCCAGAAGAATTTTCATCTCGTAAAAAAGCCCCTAAGAATAAAGATGATAAAACTACAACGGTTCTTTATGTTGGGCGTGTTGCGCAAGAAAAGAATATGAATGTCCTTCTTAAGGCCTTTGCCATAGCCTATAAGAAAGATCCCAGCTTGAGATTATGCGTGGTAGGGCCTGGACCCTATCTGCCGCGTATGCGAGCTCGTATCCGAGAGCTAGGCCTAGCACGAGCTGCCGTTACAACTGGTGGATTGCCTAGAGAAGAAGCCCTGGATAGATATTCCTACGCTGACATCTTTGCCTTCCCATCCATGACCGACACTCAAGCCCTTGTACTAAATGAAGCTGCTTATGCACATATACCACTCATCTATTCAGACCCCGACATCTCGCTTGTTGCAGAGGCCGATGTATCCGGCATCCTAACTCCACCTAAACCAGAACCTTTTGCTCAAGCCATCTTAAAGCTCGCCCATAACCCCACGCTACGCAAAAAGATGGGTGATGCCGCACATAAAAAAGCATCCAAATTCACAATTGACCATCAGGCTACTAAGCTAGAAAAAATATATCAGAGGGTTGTCTAG